From a region of the Lactuca sativa cultivar Salinas chromosome 4, Lsat_Salinas_v11, whole genome shotgun sequence genome:
- the LOC111891669 gene encoding serine/threonine/tyrosine-protein kinase HT1 encodes MKKLNWFKQISNNGKLERRLSLGEYKRAVSWSKYLVSSGGEIKAKGEEEEEEEEEGLEWSADMSQLFIGNKFATGRHSRVYRGVYKQKDVAIKLVSQPEEDGDLASMLERQFTSEVVLLFRLQHPNIITLIAACKKPPVFCIITEYLSGGSLRAYLHQQEPYSVPPNLVLKLALDIACGMQYLHSQGILHRDLKSENLLLDEDMSVKVADFGISCLESQCGSAKGFTGTYRWMAPEMIKEKKHTKKIDVYSFAIVLWELITALTPFDDMTPEQAAFAVCQKNARPPLPESCPSAFGELIKRCWSGNPKKRPGFNEIVRILERYASCVEKDPDFLTSYEPGDGSLLGCLGPRKSKTTTV; translated from the exons ATGAAGAAATTAAACTGGTTTAAGCAAATTTCGAACAATGGGAAGCTGGAGAGGAGGCTTTCTCTCGGTGAGTATAAGAGAGCAGTGTCGTGGTCGAAGTATTTGGTATCATCTGGAGGTGAGATTAAAGcaaaaggggaagaagaggaagaagaagaagaggaaggattagAATGGAGTGCTGATATGTCACAACTCTTCATCGGTAATAAATTCGCTACAGGGAGGCACAGTAGGGTTTACAGAGGGGTTTATAAACAGAAAGATGTCGCTATTAAGCTTGTTAGTCAGCCTGAAGAAGATGGCGATTTGGCCTCTATGTTGGAAAGACAGTTCACTTCTGAGGTCGTCTTGCTTTTTCGTCTTCAACATCCCAACATCATCACT TTGATTGCAGCTTGTAAGAAGCCTCCTGTATTTTGCATAATCACGGAGTACTTATCAGGTGGTTCACTAAGGGCATATCTCCATCAACAAGAACCATATTCAGTGCCTCCAAATCTAGTTCTAAAGTTAGCCCTTGATATTGCATGTGGTATGCAATACCTTCATTCTCAAGGCATACTCCATAGGGATCTCAAATCTGAAAATCTATTGCTCGATGAAGATATGTCTGTAAAAGTAGCAGATTTTGGCATCTCTTGTTTAGAATCCCAATGTGGGAGTGCAAAAGGGTTCACTGGGACATACCGTTGGATGGCTCCGGAAAtgattaaagaaaaaaaacacaCAAAGAAAATCGATGTTTACAGTTTTGCAATTGTTCTGTGGGAGCTTATAACCGCATTGACACCCTTCGATGACATGACTCCTGAACAGGCTGCATTTGCTGTCTGTCAGAAG AATGCACGACCTCCGTTGCCCGAGTCATGTCCAAGCGCGTTTGGTGAATTGATTAAGCGGTGTTGGTCAGGCAACCCAAAGAAAAGGCCGGGATTTAATGAAATAGTGAGGATTCTTGAAAGATACGCTTCGTGTGTGGAAAAAGATCCTGATTTCTTGACATCATATGAACCTGGTGATGGTAGTTTACTCGGGTGTTTGGGTCCCCGTAAAAGTAAAACTACTACTGTATAA